The following proteins are co-located in the Halictus rubicundus isolate RS-2024b chromosome 1, iyHalRubi1_principal, whole genome shotgun sequence genome:
- the LOC143360151 gene encoding uncharacterized protein LOC143360151 → MSNVSGIMEAEDVGKETLVNRVSNMLKDGSHNRPPMLFRHASMQKIRHCCQNLNLFPYLLYSFGNSKSHPIALKVHLCIGQLMEVVTARMLCLYQQLRYSLLRGIKSSEDFEVVKPQPDSTSRVQFSIPPLPKRKIPLYLTLAVYLAPLLLLFQLVGLMGLMGLMKVGKCTPGFIFLTSALLFLGCISLKIFFHETVPRPARREKKKVQ, encoded by the exons GTCGGGAAAGAGACTCTCGTGAATCGAGTGTCCAACATGCTGAAAG ACGGCAGCCACAACAGGCCTCCCATGCTGTTCCGCCACGCTTCGATGCAGAAGATCCGCCACTGCTGCCAGAACTTGAACCTGTTCCCGTATCTTCTCTACTCGTTCGGGAACTCGAAGTCGCACCCAATCGCGCTTAAAGTGCACTTGTGCATCGGTCAGCTGATGGAAGTAGTGACAGCCAGGATGCTGTGCTTGTACCAGCAGCTGCGATACAGTCTTCTCCGCGGGATCAAATCCTCGGAGGACTTCGAAGTTGTAAAACCACAACCAGACTCAACATCGAGGGTCCAGTTCTCGATCCCTCCTCTACCGAAGCGCAAGATTCCGTTGTACCTGACCCTGGCGGTCTACCTGGCCCCGCTGTTGCTTCTGTTCCAACTGGTGGGCCTGATGGGCCTGATGGGCCTGATGAAAGTAGGAAAGTGCACACCGGGCTTCATCTTCCTGACCTCAGCGCTGCTCTTCCTCGGCTGTATCTCGCTCAAGATCTTCTTCCACGAGACCGTGCCGCGACCGGCCAGACGCGAGAAGAAGAAAGTGCAATGA
- the LOC143360176 gene encoding uncharacterized protein LOC143360176, with amino-acid sequence MEDRPTFQFSISYFPCSKFSLFYALCLKLFQVCLFRPIMKEYATVWSLEVATMAVQKYRRSYLPNGLCHNSSIPYALSPFSQIVSSVPFLFNDVRICYCKELGKMAQGWYKNIKYVSNSQYTMSQILDILYVSSCLRSVFHPLMNEYATVWILEDGTEPVEKYEKLSRVSQILNTLCLKSQMVLSVPFPTNDGVFYCMLQSNL; translated from the coding sequence ATGGAAGATAGACCTACATTCCAATTCTCTATATCTTATTTTCCATgttctaaattttcattattctaTGCCCTTTGTCTCAAATTGTTTCAAGTATGTCTTTTCCGACCAATAATGAAAGAGTATGCTACTGTGTGGAGCTTGGAAGTTGCCACAATGGCAGTACAAAAATATAGAAGGTCCTATCTTCCAAATGGGCTATGTCACAACTCTTCAATACCCTATGCCTTATCCCCTTTCTCTCAAATTGTTTCAAGTGTGCCTTTTCTATTCAATGATGTACGAATATGCTACTGTAAGGAACTTGGCAAGATGGCACAGGGAtggtacaaaaatataaaatatgtttcAAATTCTCAATACACTATGTCCCAAATCCTCGATATTCTATACGTCTCCAGTTGTCTTAGGAGTGTCTTCCATCCCCTGATGAACGAATATGCTACAGTATGGATCTTGGAAGATGGCACAGAGCCagtagaaaaatatgaaaagttGTCCCGCGTGTCCCAAATTCTAAATACCCTATGTCTTAAGTCTCAAATGGTTTTAAGCGTGCCTTTCCCGACCAATGATGGAGTATTCTACTGTATGCTACAAAGCAATTTGTAA
- the LOC143360145 gene encoding alkaline phosphatase isoform X2 has protein sequence MKLNVLQIILLFVAANAIEAAAELKEALSYKPNTNRAKNVILFVGDGMSPDTITASRIYRAGETSHLAWEKFPHIGLLKTYNTNKQVPDSASTATAMFCGVKTNYEVIGVNANVPLGDCAASLNTSHHLESIISWAQKAGKSTGFVTTTRVTHATPAPLYAHCPDRRWECESKMKTESSKKCKDIARQLVEDLPGKNIQVIMGGGRQMLKSNATGTEIDPIDLWAGSRKDGRDLIEVWKKDKAARNVAFSVVQNNEELSKLDVNKVDYVLGIFANGHISMDWNREKGPKGQPSLEEMTVAALKILKRSKKGYLLVVEGGLIDFAHHRGHAAQALLETVRFSDAINATLGMIDTKETLVIVTSDHSHSMSFNGYPDRGSNILGIAQKSRHDGIPYTTLTYSTGGANNAAYTVQNNTAVRRDPSKENTTDFTYSQQAGFISDEAYHGGSDVAVYAIGPMAHLFHSVHEQNYVAQVVMHAASSAGEIGSSIFLFAFTILYFWWFSLSVNRLG, from the exons ATGAAGCTGAACGTGTTGCAAATAATCCTTCTTTTCGTAGCAGCTAACGCCATCGAAG CTGCGGCTGAGCTGAAGGAGGCTCTGAGTTACAAACCGAACACGAATCGAGCGAAAAACGTGATCTTATTTGTGGGCGATGGGATGAGTCCTGATACTATCACTGCCAGCAGGATCTACAGGGCTGGCGAGACCAGTCATCTGGCTTGGGAAAAATTCCCCCATATCGGATTACTGAAG ACATACAACACAAACAAGCAAGTGCCAGACTCAGCATCGACAGCAACAGCGATGTTCTGCGGCGTGAAGACGAATTACGAAGTAATTGGCGTAAACGCGAATGTACCGCTCGGCGATTGTGCAGCGTCCTTGAATACCAGCCACCATTTAGAATCGATCATCTCGTGGGCTCAGAAGGCTGGTAAATCCACAG ggttCGTCACGACTACCAGGGTCACTCATGCCACGCCTGCGCCCTTGTACGCTCATTGCCCTGACAGAAGATGGGAATGCGAGTCCAAGATGAAGACCGAGAGCTCGAAGAAGTGCAAGGACATCGCGAGACAGCTGGTGGAGGACCTCCCTGGAAAGAATATCCAG GTGATCATGGGGGGAGGAAGACAGATGCTGAAGAGCAACGCAACGGGTACAGAGATCGATCCCATAGATCTCTGGGCCGGCTCGCGAAAAGATGGTCGGGATCTGATCGAAGTATGGAAGAAGGACAAAGCCGCGAGGAACGTGGCCTTCAGCGTCGTTCAGAACAACGAAGAACTCTCTAAATTGGACGTTAACAAAGTGGACTATGTGTTGGGCATTTTCGCGAATGGTCACATCAGCATGGACTGGAACAGAGAGAAGGGTCCGAAAGGTCAACCGAGCCTGGAGGAGATGACTGTGGCCGCGTTGAAGATTCTGAAGAGATCGAAGAAGGGTTACCTGCTAGTG GTGGAGGGAGGTTTGATCGACTTTGCTCATCATAGAGGACACGCAGCGCAGGCTCTGTTGGAGACTGTTAGGTTTTCTGACGCCATCAACGCGACCTTGGGGATGATCGATACGAAGGAGACGTTGGTCATCGTGACTAGCGATCATAGTCACTCGATGAGCTTCAACGGGTACCCTGATAGAGGCTCCAACATTTTAG GGATCGCTCAAAAGTCGAGACACGATGGCATCCCCTACACGACCCTAACCTACAGCACCGGAGGTGCAAACAATGCAGCGTACACCGTTCAAAACAATACTGCAGTCAGGAGAGACCCTTCCAAAGAAAACACAACCGATTTTACGTATAGTCAGCAAGCAGGATTCATATCGGACGAAGCTTATCACGGTGGCAGTGACGTAGCCGTTTACGCAATAG GTCCGATGGCTCACCTGTTCCACAGCGTGCACGAGCAGAATTATGTTGCCCAGGTCGTGATGCACGCGGCGAGCAGTGCTGGAGAAATTGGTTCCAGCATTTTTCTGTTCGCCTTCACTATCTTATACTTCTGGTGGTTTTCATTAAGTGTTAATCGCCTGGGTTAA
- the LOC143360145 gene encoding alkaline phosphatase isoform X1: MKLNVLQIILLFVAANAIEDSKYWRELAAAELKEALSYKPNTNRAKNVILFVGDGMSPDTITASRIYRAGETSHLAWEKFPHIGLLKTYNTNKQVPDSASTATAMFCGVKTNYEVIGVNANVPLGDCAASLNTSHHLESIISWAQKAGKSTGFVTTTRVTHATPAPLYAHCPDRRWECESKMKTESSKKCKDIARQLVEDLPGKNIQVIMGGGRQMLKSNATGTEIDPIDLWAGSRKDGRDLIEVWKKDKAARNVAFSVVQNNEELSKLDVNKVDYVLGIFANGHISMDWNREKGPKGQPSLEEMTVAALKILKRSKKGYLLVVEGGLIDFAHHRGHAAQALLETVRFSDAINATLGMIDTKETLVIVTSDHSHSMSFNGYPDRGSNILGIAQKSRHDGIPYTTLTYSTGGANNAAYTVQNNTAVRRDPSKENTTDFTYSQQAGFISDEAYHGGSDVAVYAIGPMAHLFHSVHEQNYVAQVVMHAASSAGEIGSSIFLFAFTILYFWWFSLSVNRLG; this comes from the exons ATGAAGCTGAACGTGTTGCAAATAATCCTTCTTTTCGTAGCAGCTAACGCCATCGAAG ACTCTAAGTATTGGCGTGAATTAGCTGCGGCTGAGCTGAAGGAGGCTCTGAGTTACAAACCGAACACGAATCGAGCGAAAAACGTGATCTTATTTGTGGGCGATGGGATGAGTCCTGATACTATCACTGCCAGCAGGATCTACAGGGCTGGCGAGACCAGTCATCTGGCTTGGGAAAAATTCCCCCATATCGGATTACTGAAG ACATACAACACAAACAAGCAAGTGCCAGACTCAGCATCGACAGCAACAGCGATGTTCTGCGGCGTGAAGACGAATTACGAAGTAATTGGCGTAAACGCGAATGTACCGCTCGGCGATTGTGCAGCGTCCTTGAATACCAGCCACCATTTAGAATCGATCATCTCGTGGGCTCAGAAGGCTGGTAAATCCACAG ggttCGTCACGACTACCAGGGTCACTCATGCCACGCCTGCGCCCTTGTACGCTCATTGCCCTGACAGAAGATGGGAATGCGAGTCCAAGATGAAGACCGAGAGCTCGAAGAAGTGCAAGGACATCGCGAGACAGCTGGTGGAGGACCTCCCTGGAAAGAATATCCAG GTGATCATGGGGGGAGGAAGACAGATGCTGAAGAGCAACGCAACGGGTACAGAGATCGATCCCATAGATCTCTGGGCCGGCTCGCGAAAAGATGGTCGGGATCTGATCGAAGTATGGAAGAAGGACAAAGCCGCGAGGAACGTGGCCTTCAGCGTCGTTCAGAACAACGAAGAACTCTCTAAATTGGACGTTAACAAAGTGGACTATGTGTTGGGCATTTTCGCGAATGGTCACATCAGCATGGACTGGAACAGAGAGAAGGGTCCGAAAGGTCAACCGAGCCTGGAGGAGATGACTGTGGCCGCGTTGAAGATTCTGAAGAGATCGAAGAAGGGTTACCTGCTAGTG GTGGAGGGAGGTTTGATCGACTTTGCTCATCATAGAGGACACGCAGCGCAGGCTCTGTTGGAGACTGTTAGGTTTTCTGACGCCATCAACGCGACCTTGGGGATGATCGATACGAAGGAGACGTTGGTCATCGTGACTAGCGATCATAGTCACTCGATGAGCTTCAACGGGTACCCTGATAGAGGCTCCAACATTTTAG GGATCGCTCAAAAGTCGAGACACGATGGCATCCCCTACACGACCCTAACCTACAGCACCGGAGGTGCAAACAATGCAGCGTACACCGTTCAAAACAATACTGCAGTCAGGAGAGACCCTTCCAAAGAAAACACAACCGATTTTACGTATAGTCAGCAAGCAGGATTCATATCGGACGAAGCTTATCACGGTGGCAGTGACGTAGCCGTTTACGCAATAG GTCCGATGGCTCACCTGTTCCACAGCGTGCACGAGCAGAATTATGTTGCCCAGGTCGTGATGCACGCGGCGAGCAGTGCTGGAGAAATTGGTTCCAGCATTTTTCTGTTCGCCTTCACTATCTTATACTTCTGGTGGTTTTCATTAAGTGTTAATCGCCTGGGTTAA